One genomic region from Nocardia vinacea encodes:
- the purN gene encoding phosphoribosylglycinamide formyltransferase codes for MPSATPATVVVLASGTGSLLRALIEAAAAPEYPATVVAVGVDRVCQATEHAAAAGIPAFRMAVQDFPDRAAWDVALTDAVAAYEPDLVVSAGFMKILGPVFLARYGGRIINTHPALLPAFPGAHGVRDALAYGVKVTGSTVHLVDSGIDTGPILAQEAVPVHDDDDEATLHERIKVVERRLLAEVVAAVATRGIVSDGRKAVIPDERVLR; via the coding sequence GTGCCATCCGCGACCCCGGCAACCGTCGTCGTGCTGGCCTCCGGCACCGGTTCCCTGCTGCGTGCCCTTATCGAGGCCGCCGCCGCTCCGGAGTATCCGGCGACCGTCGTCGCCGTCGGCGTCGACCGCGTCTGCCAGGCCACCGAACACGCGGCCGCCGCGGGGATTCCGGCCTTCCGGATGGCAGTGCAGGACTTCCCCGATCGGGCCGCGTGGGATGTCGCGCTGACCGATGCGGTCGCCGCCTACGAACCCGATTTGGTGGTCTCGGCCGGATTCATGAAGATCCTCGGCCCGGTCTTCCTGGCCCGCTACGGCGGCCGGATTATCAATACCCACCCCGCGCTGCTGCCCGCATTCCCGGGCGCGCACGGGGTCCGCGACGCACTCGCCTACGGGGTGAAGGTCACCGGTTCGACCGTGCACCTGGTCGATTCCGGCATCGATACCGGACCGATCCTGGCCCAGGAGGCGGTGCCGGTGCACGACGATGACGACGAGGCCACGCTGCACGAGCGCATCAAGGTTGTCGAGCGACGGTTGCTGGCGGAGGTTGTCGCCGCCGTCGCCACCAGAGGCATTGTCTCCGACGGACGAAAGGCAGTAATTCCAGATGAGCGGGTACTTCGGTGA
- a CDS encoding DUF5336 domain-containing protein — translation MSYPTGGSGYNAPATPPAPSSSGQSAGTGTESTAKGLPYFLVVGVAALGVINFLLGFLPFFGQKPREVRGVTVEGNDTLSLFQYFGAAGLLAILLLGGLLAGLSLLPKQNWTGAAAAASAAGFLGTLFLSFTTPDDLNVELKWGAYVLLFLALVQTAVAVVAVLFESGILTPPAPKPATPQAPPSGFGSGGYGQQGAFGQGQPSAFGQGQPSQYGQGQPGQFGQSQPGQYGQGAPQFQSQQPYGQSQPSQPTYGQGQQPSYGQQPPSYGQQPGYGAAQQGSPFGASPAAQPRPDESATQHFGTPQSGQQYGTPGFGQGQQGQQGQQNQPFGGESGSDPSSDATHAFRPDENK, via the coding sequence ATGTCATACCCGACCGGGGGCTCCGGGTACAACGCACCCGCGACGCCACCCGCACCTTCCAGCTCCGGCCAATCGGCTGGTACCGGCACGGAGTCCACCGCAAAGGGCCTGCCGTACTTCCTGGTGGTCGGCGTCGCCGCGCTCGGCGTGATCAACTTCCTGCTCGGCTTCCTGCCGTTCTTCGGTCAGAAGCCGCGGGAAGTGAGAGGTGTCACGGTCGAAGGGAATGACACGCTCAGCCTCTTCCAGTACTTCGGCGCGGCGGGACTGCTGGCCATCCTGCTGCTCGGCGGCCTGCTCGCCGGACTTTCGTTGCTGCCCAAGCAGAATTGGACCGGCGCCGCGGCCGCGGCATCCGCCGCCGGTTTCCTCGGCACGCTGTTCCTGTCCTTCACCACGCCCGACGATCTGAACGTCGAGCTGAAGTGGGGCGCGTACGTGCTGCTATTCCTCGCGCTCGTGCAGACGGCCGTAGCGGTCGTCGCCGTGCTCTTCGAATCCGGCATCCTGACCCCGCCCGCACCCAAGCCCGCGACCCCGCAGGCCCCGCCGAGCGGTTTCGGCTCCGGCGGTTACGGCCAGCAGGGTGCGTTCGGACAGGGGCAGCCCTCGGCCTTCGGCCAGGGTCAGCCGAGCCAGTACGGTCAGGGGCAGCCGGGTCAGTTCGGCCAGAGCCAGCCGGGTCAGTACGGCCAGGGTGCCCCGCAATTCCAGTCACAGCAGCCCTACGGTCAGAGTCAGCCGAGCCAGCCGACCTACGGTCAGGGCCAGCAGCCGTCCTACGGTCAGCAGCCGCCCTCCTATGGTCAGCAGCCCGGATACGGTGCGGCACAGCAGGGTTCGCCCTTCGGCGCCTCGCCTGCCGCGCAGCCGCGCCCGGATGAGAGTGCTACCCAGCACTTCGGGACCCCGCAGTCCGGACAGCAGTACGGCACACCGGGTTTCGGCCAGGGCCAGCAGGGGCAGCAGGGCCAGCAGAACCAACCGTTCGGCGGTGAATCCGGTTCGGATCCGTCCTCGGACGCCACCCACGCATTCCGTCCGGACGAGAACAAGTAG
- the rpmG gene encoding 50S ribosomal protein L33, which translates to MASKSTEIRPIIKLKSTAGTGYTYVTRKNRRNDPDRMVLRKYDPVVRRHVDFREER; encoded by the coding sequence ATGGCCTCGAAATCGACCGAGATCCGGCCGATCATCAAGCTGAAATCCACTGCGGGAACGGGATATACGTACGTCACGCGGAAAAACAGGCGCAACGATCCGGACCGTATGGTGTTGCGCAAATACGATCCGGTGGTGCGCAGGCACGTCGACTTCCGCGAGGAGCGCTGA
- a CDS encoding undecaprenyl-diphosphate phosphatase, which produces MLTYTQAVVIGALQGITELFPISSLGHSVLVPAWLGGSWSDLVTQGDSDSGTPYLAFVVGLHVATAIALLVFYRRDWVEIVVGFLTTLRTRRIETSTQRLAWLVVLATVPVGVLGLLLEHPLRTLFAKPLAAGLFLTLNGVVLVTGEVMRRRSQPTLSDYGRRFAESEARARAIEDGYFVATAEEPTSLGDLSAKDALIIGVSQVGALFAGISRSGMTMVGGLLRGLDHEDAAKFAFLLATPVILAAGVLKLPTLAGPQGDGILGQVLVGSIVAGGAAYLAVRFLERYFKSNSLLPFAIYSLVFGIASVVHFF; this is translated from the coding sequence ATGCTCACGTACACCCAAGCCGTTGTTATCGGCGCACTTCAAGGCATAACCGAACTGTTCCCGATTTCCAGCCTGGGTCATTCCGTTTTGGTGCCCGCGTGGCTGGGTGGGTCCTGGAGCGATCTGGTCACCCAGGGCGATTCCGATTCCGGCACACCGTATCTCGCCTTCGTCGTCGGGCTGCATGTGGCGACGGCGATCGCGCTGCTGGTGTTCTATCGGCGCGACTGGGTCGAGATCGTGGTCGGCTTCCTCACCACACTGCGCACCCGCCGGATCGAGACCTCGACACAGCGCCTGGCCTGGCTGGTGGTGCTGGCGACCGTGCCGGTCGGCGTTCTCGGGTTGCTGCTGGAACACCCGTTGCGCACCTTGTTCGCGAAACCCCTTGCGGCGGGCCTGTTTCTGACGTTGAACGGAGTCGTACTGGTCACCGGTGAGGTGATGCGCCGCCGCAGCCAGCCGACGCTGTCCGACTACGGTCGCCGCTTCGCCGAGTCCGAGGCACGGGCCAGGGCCATCGAAGACGGATATTTTGTCGCGACGGCGGAGGAGCCGACCAGCCTCGGCGATCTGTCGGCCAAGGACGCGTTGATCATCGGTGTCTCACAGGTAGGCGCATTGTTCGCGGGCATCAGCCGCTCCGGCATGACGATGGTCGGCGGCCTGCTGCGCGGTTTGGACCATGAGGACGCGGCGAAATTCGCCTTCCTGCTTGCCACTCCGGTCATTCTGGCGGCCGGCGTGCTGAAGCTGCCGACGCTGGCCGGTCCGCAGGGCGACGGCATCCTCGGTCAGGTGCTGGTCGGATCGATTGTCGCGGGCGGCGCGGCGTATCTGGCGGTCCGCTTCCTGGAGCGCTACTTCAAGTCGAATTCGCTGCTGCCGTTCGCGATATACAGCCTCGTCTTCGGAATCGCTTCGGTAGTCCATTTCTTCTGA
- a CDS encoding DUF6350 family protein translates to MSSSRSPLVRRTAESRGAPERSARSDRSTPRTSADIFDEAGFLSLTPERARVLLLVAARPTTYALVAVVVLILAALLSSGSSLAGTSGAIAAGWLAAHQVPLMIGKTSLELLPLLPTGLFAWATGRDCARAVEPDSSRADLGWIVGASLAGPLLVTAVCLAVAEDASGVVALQPPNTLAAFGWVGGVHLVGAAGGIASRCRRRLFTLLRLPDWAIAGAFGAGRTVVRLLTCAIVVVIVSFLAHWSRIGDTFHTAGNAAGVLGLILLSLAYLPNVVIATVGVLVGSGAQFGDASIGVFSVVGGPIPAVPLMAAVPTGPAEGWWPVLLLIPAAVGVLGGLDIGRTSHDRAAAPWATLTSAGVATVTLVLLGAVASGDLGTFGQFGLDLPIFAVVAFGWLAVAGYVGLVFARWFVVPIGAPVTGYDDEYADYEDDYYEDDYYDDDNDQYDDHYEDDHYDEYDDYAGPDFEVELDGELVDEQPALATSGAAGGYTFPDIVDAEVVEADLPESDRMDGR, encoded by the coding sequence ATGAGCTCCTCGAGATCTCCTCTTGTTCGCCGGACCGCCGAGTCCCGCGGCGCGCCGGAACGTTCGGCGCGGAGCGACCGATCGACGCCGCGCACATCCGCGGACATTTTCGACGAGGCCGGATTTCTATCGCTGACCCCCGAGCGCGCTCGCGTGCTGCTCCTGGTCGCGGCCCGGCCGACGACCTACGCGCTCGTCGCCGTCGTCGTCCTCATACTGGCCGCCCTACTGTCCTCGGGTAGTAGCCTGGCCGGCACCTCGGGTGCGATCGCCGCGGGTTGGCTTGCGGCACACCAGGTTCCGCTGATGATCGGCAAAACCTCACTCGAACTCCTACCGCTGCTGCCGACCGGACTATTCGCTTGGGCGACCGGTCGCGATTGCGCCCGCGCGGTCGAGCCGGACAGTTCGCGTGCGGATCTCGGCTGGATCGTCGGTGCGTCGCTGGCCGGACCGCTGCTGGTCACGGCCGTCTGTCTGGCGGTCGCCGAGGACGCCTCCGGTGTGGTCGCATTGCAGCCGCCGAATACGCTGGCCGCCTTCGGCTGGGTCGGCGGCGTGCATCTGGTCGGCGCGGCCGGTGGCATCGCGAGCCGGTGCCGGCGTCGGCTGTTCACGCTCCTGCGGTTGCCGGACTGGGCGATCGCGGGCGCATTCGGCGCCGGCCGAACGGTGGTACGCCTGCTGACCTGCGCCATCGTGGTCGTCATCGTGTCCTTCCTCGCGCACTGGTCGCGAATCGGTGACACCTTTCACACCGCGGGCAATGCGGCGGGTGTGCTCGGGCTGATCCTGCTCTCGCTGGCGTATCTGCCGAATGTGGTGATCGCGACGGTCGGCGTGCTCGTCGGCTCCGGCGCGCAGTTCGGGGATGCGTCGATCGGCGTGTTTTCCGTTGTCGGCGGCCCGATTCCGGCCGTTCCGCTCATGGCGGCGGTGCCGACCGGACCTGCCGAAGGCTGGTGGCCGGTGCTGCTGTTGATTCCGGCCGCGGTGGGTGTGCTCGGCGGGCTCGATATCGGACGGACCTCCCACGACCGCGCGGCCGCGCCGTGGGCGACGCTGACTTCAGCCGGGGTGGCGACCGTGACGTTGGTGCTGCTCGGCGCGGTGGCGAGCGGCGACCTCGGAACGTTCGGACAGTTCGGGCTCGACTTGCCGATCTTCGCGGTGGTGGCCTTCGGCTGGTTGGCGGTAGCCGGATATGTGGGTCTAGTGTTCGCGCGCTGGTTCGTCGTTCCCATCGGCGCGCCGGTGACCGGGTACGACGACGAGTACGCCGATTACGAAGACGACTACTACGAAGACGACTACTACGACGACGACAACGATCAGTACGACGATCATTACGAGGACGATCACTACGACGAATACGACGACTACGCCGGTCCCGACTTCGAGGTGGAACTCGACGGCGAACTGGTCGACGAGCAGCCCGCCCTCGCTACCTCGGGCGCCGCGGGCGGCTATACCTTCCCCGACATTGTCGATGCCGAAGTGGTCGAGGCGGACCTGCCGGAAAGTGACCGGATGGACGGTCGTTAG
- a CDS encoding tetratricopeptide repeat protein yields the protein MDEFGPHRRQRTASLVDPRQCRAYCRAALAHEEEAGLARLELADVLIAKGELDEAAALLAEHDAAAPGGVPALAARAIEVVLRHARGDPDGELVERTRSAYRASGFGWQRYLNRLEKPGTTS from the coding sequence ATCGACGAATTCGGCCCGCACCGGCGACAACGCACAGCAAGTCTTGTTGATCCTCGACAATGCCGAGCATATTGCCGCGCCGCCCTCGCCCACGAAGAGGAGGCCGGTCTGGCCCGGCTCGAACTCGCCGACGTTCTCATCGCCAAGGGCGAACTCGACGAGGCAGCGGCACTGCTCGCGGAGCACGACGCGGCGGCTCCCGGCGGCGTCCCGGCACTCGCGGCCCGCGCGATCGAAGTCGTGCTGCGGCACGCTCGAGGCGACCCTGACGGCGAGTTGGTCGAGCGCACCCGGTCCGCCTACCGGGCCAGTGGTTTCGGCTGGCAGCGCTACCTCAACAGACTCGAAAAACCGGGCACTACCTCGTGA
- a CDS encoding type B 50S ribosomal protein L31, translating into MKTCQKRVTSHPDYHPVVFEDSSTGTRFLTRSTATSARTVEWEDGNTYPLLVVDVTSDSHPFWTGAHRVLDTQGRVEKFERKYGKRVRAASQPSRGEG; encoded by the coding sequence ATGAAGACTTGCCAAAAAAGAGTCACAAGCCATCCGGACTACCATCCCGTGGTGTTCGAGGATTCGAGTACCGGAACGCGGTTCCTGACCCGGTCCACCGCCACCAGCGCACGCACTGTCGAGTGGGAAGACGGTAATACCTACCCGCTGCTGGTCGTGGACGTCACCTCCGATTCGCACCCGTTCTGGACCGGCGCGCACCGCGTGCTGGATACCCAGGGCCGGGTGGAGAAGTTCGAGCGCAAATACGGCAAGCGGGTGCGGGCCGCGTCCCAGCCTTCACGAGGGGAGGGCTGA
- the mrf gene encoding ribosome hibernation factor-recruiting GTPase MRF, producing the protein MEPALLPPGRQSDRRTPAVVLAGCAGAAAAGVAAALRETPGTVTIRHDLSGLGEGIVHRTVRIGEQETSTVLELAHGCVSCTLRIDLLPLLCALAARESVDRIVLELDPAFEAEAVCQAIENIVVTGVVGRVDGPAGRDVRVEAVLTCVDARTWMADATGEDTLAERGLATADDDRTVAQVAVGQVDFADAVVAHGSTGDPIDRARLAAVLSRLVPEAPVAWIDDIDLLDSADVEALLARIPAHSRRGRVFDAHAPLLRGQPPLGAEYGIALVEFAASRPFHPARLHEALDVLFDGVVTARGRMWLATQPNEVVWLESAGGGLRVGGAGPWLAAMSPSELEQADPMRRAMAALRWDEQFGDRDISLVILAHDADPAEIRQALHWALVEDDELRLVERAPERVGQWEDPFGEWHADPCESGEPTGLPIDGQAKSPRGEAK; encoded by the coding sequence GTGGAACCCGCCCTACTCCCACCCGGGAGGCAGTCCGACCGGAGAACGCCCGCCGTGGTGCTCGCCGGATGCGCCGGAGCGGCCGCGGCGGGTGTGGCCGCCGCGCTGCGCGAGACGCCGGGCACCGTCACCATCCGCCACGACCTGAGCGGACTCGGCGAGGGCATCGTGCATCGCACGGTGCGCATCGGCGAGCAGGAGACCTCGACTGTGCTCGAGTTGGCGCACGGCTGCGTGTCCTGCACCCTGCGCATCGATCTGCTGCCGCTGCTGTGCGCGCTCGCGGCCCGTGAATCGGTGGATCGCATTGTGCTGGAACTGGATCCGGCCTTCGAGGCGGAAGCGGTATGCCAGGCGATCGAGAATATCGTCGTCACCGGAGTGGTGGGTCGAGTCGACGGCCCGGCCGGCCGTGACGTGCGGGTCGAGGCTGTACTCACCTGTGTGGACGCGCGGACCTGGATGGCCGATGCCACCGGCGAGGACACCCTCGCCGAGCGCGGACTGGCGACCGCCGACGACGACCGGACCGTGGCCCAGGTGGCGGTCGGTCAGGTCGACTTCGCGGATGCCGTTGTGGCACATGGCAGTACCGGCGATCCAATCGATCGGGCCCGACTCGCCGCAGTGCTGTCCCGGCTGGTGCCCGAAGCGCCGGTGGCCTGGATCGACGATATCGATCTGCTCGACTCGGCCGATGTCGAGGCATTGCTCGCGCGCATCCCGGCCCATTCGCGGCGCGGCCGCGTCTTCGATGCCCATGCGCCGCTGTTGCGCGGCCAGCCGCCGCTCGGCGCCGAATACGGTATCGCCCTGGTCGAATTCGCCGCGAGCCGCCCATTCCATCCGGCCCGCCTGCACGAGGCCCTCGACGTGCTCTTCGACGGCGTCGTGACCGCACGCGGACGGATGTGGCTGGCCACCCAACCGAACGAGGTGGTGTGGCTGGAATCGGCGGGCGGCGGATTGCGCGTCGGCGGCGCGGGGCCGTGGCTGGCCGCGATGAGTCCGAGCGAGCTGGAACAGGCCGACCCCATGCGCCGGGCCATGGCCGCGCTGCGCTGGGACGAGCAGTTCGGTGACCGCGATATTTCGCTGGTCATCCTGGCCCATGACGCGGACCCGGCCGAGATCCGGCAGGCCCTGCACTGGGCGCTGGTCGAGGACGACGAACTGCGACTGGTGGAACGCGCACCCGAGCGGGTCGGGCAGTGGGAGGACCCCTTCGGCGAATGGCATGCCGACCCCTGTGAGTCGGGCGAACCGACCGGCCTGCCGATCGACGGTCAGGCGAAAAGCCCTAGAGGAGAAGCGAAATGA
- the purH gene encoding bifunctional phosphoribosylaminoimidazolecarboxamide formyltransferase/IMP cyclohydrolase: protein MSERKGIHRALISVYDKTGLIELATGLNAAGIELVSTGSTAGKIAGAGIPVTKVEDLTGFPETLDGRVKTLHPRVHAGILADTRKAEHVDQLVELGVEAFQLVVVNLYPFTQTVASGASNDECVEQIDIGGPSMVRAAAKNHPSVAVVVDSGDYDDVLAAVQAGGFTLPERTALAAKAFQHTASYDVAVASWMTSVLAPATAPNEAAAQRFPSWIGGSWERASVLRYGENPHQAAALYTQNDGSRGLAQAKQLHGKEMSYNNYTDADAAWRAAYDHSAPAVAIIKHANPCGIAIGADLAEAHRKAHACDPVSAYGGVIAANGEITVEMAEQVADIFTEVIVAPSYADGAVEVLQRKKNVRILVAEPPRRAGAELRPISGGALLQSRDILDAPGDNPENWTLVAGEAADAETLADLEFAWRACRAVKSNAILLAHDGASVGVGMGQVNRVDAVGLAVQRAGDRAKGSVAASDAFFPFSDGPQQLIQAGIRAIVQPGGSVRDQDTIDLAREAGVTLYLTGSRHFAH from the coding sequence GTGAGTGAGCGTAAGGGGATTCACAGGGCGCTGATCAGCGTCTACGACAAGACGGGGCTCATCGAGCTCGCGACCGGGCTGAACGCCGCCGGTATCGAACTGGTTTCGACCGGTTCGACGGCGGGCAAGATCGCCGGCGCGGGCATCCCGGTGACCAAGGTCGAGGATCTGACCGGTTTCCCGGAGACCCTGGACGGCCGGGTCAAGACCCTGCACCCGCGGGTGCACGCGGGCATCCTCGCCGATACCCGCAAGGCCGAACACGTCGACCAGTTGGTCGAACTCGGCGTCGAGGCCTTCCAGCTGGTGGTGGTGAACCTGTACCCGTTCACCCAGACCGTGGCCAGCGGCGCGAGCAATGACGAATGCGTCGAGCAGATCGATATCGGCGGTCCGTCCATGGTGCGCGCGGCGGCCAAGAATCATCCGTCGGTCGCGGTGGTCGTCGACAGCGGCGACTACGACGACGTGCTCGCCGCGGTGCAAGCGGGCGGCTTCACTCTGCCCGAGCGGACCGCGTTGGCGGCCAAGGCATTCCAGCACACCGCAAGCTATGACGTCGCGGTCGCGAGTTGGATGACCAGCGTGCTCGCCCCGGCGACTGCGCCGAATGAGGCTGCCGCGCAGCGGTTCCCGAGCTGGATCGGCGGCTCCTGGGAACGTGCCTCGGTGCTGCGCTATGGCGAGAACCCGCATCAGGCCGCTGCGCTGTACACCCAGAACGACGGCAGCCGGGGCCTGGCGCAGGCAAAGCAGTTGCACGGCAAGGAAATGTCGTACAACAACTACACCGACGCCGACGCCGCCTGGCGCGCCGCCTACGACCATTCGGCACCGGCGGTCGCGATCATCAAGCACGCCAACCCCTGTGGCATCGCGATCGGCGCGGATCTCGCCGAGGCGCACCGCAAGGCGCACGCATGCGATCCGGTGAGCGCCTACGGCGGTGTGATCGCGGCCAACGGTGAGATCACCGTGGAGATGGCCGAACAGGTCGCCGACATCTTCACCGAGGTGATCGTCGCGCCGTCGTATGCCGACGGCGCCGTCGAGGTGTTGCAGCGCAAGAAGAATGTGCGCATTCTGGTCGCCGAGCCGCCGCGGCGCGCCGGTGCGGAGCTGCGCCCGATCAGCGGCGGTGCACTGCTGCAGAGCCGCGATATCCTCGACGCCCCCGGAGACAACCCGGAGAACTGGACCCTGGTGGCGGGTGAGGCGGCCGATGCGGAGACCCTTGCCGATCTCGAGTTCGCTTGGCGCGCCTGCCGTGCTGTGAAGTCCAATGCGATCCTGCTCGCCCACGACGGCGCCTCGGTCGGCGTCGGCATGGGCCAGGTCAACCGGGTCGATGCGGTGGGTCTCGCGGTGCAGCGTGCCGGTGACCGCGCCAAGGGTTCGGTCGCCGCATCGGATGCGTTCTTCCCGTTCTCCGACGGTCCGCAGCAGCTCATCCAGGCCGGTATCCGGGCCATCGTGCAGCCCGGCGGCTCGGTCCGCGACCAGGACACCATCGACCTGGCCCGCGAAGCGGGAGTCACCCTCTACCTGACGGGATCTCGCCACTTCGCTCACTGA
- the rpmB gene encoding 50S ribosomal protein L28 — protein MSAHCQVTGRKPGFGKSVSHSHKRTSRRWNPNIQRKTYYLPSEDRRITLNVSAKGIKTIDRDGIEAVVARIRGSEAKRSKRHSRARSDKI, from the coding sequence ATGTCGGCCCACTGCCAGGTCACCGGGCGCAAACCGGGATTCGGCAAGTCCGTATCGCACTCGCACAAGCGGACGAGCCGGCGCTGGAATCCCAATATCCAGCGCAAGACCTACTACCTGCCCAGCGAGGACCGGCGCATCACGCTGAACGTCTCCGCCAAGGGCATCAAGACCATCGACCGGGACGGGATCGAGGCGGTCGTCGCCCGGATCCGCGGGAGCGAAGCGAAGCGGTCAAAAAGACACAGCCGAGCCCGCAGCGACAAGATCTGA
- the rpsN gene encoding 30S ribosomal protein S14, producing MAKKSKIARNEQRKEIVARHAARRAELKELIRKPTTSEEHRAEAQSALQRLPRDASPVRLRNRDAADGRPRGHLRKFGLSRVRVREMAHRGELPGVHKSSW from the coding sequence ATGGCCAAGAAGTCGAAGATCGCCCGCAATGAGCAGCGCAAGGAGATCGTCGCCCGCCATGCGGCGCGGCGCGCGGAGCTCAAGGAACTGATCCGGAAGCCGACCACCTCCGAGGAACACCGCGCGGAGGCACAGTCAGCGCTACAGCGACTGCCCCGCGATGCCAGTCCGGTACGATTGCGCAATCGGGACGCCGCGGACGGACGACCGCGCGGTCATCTCCGGAAGTTCGGACTCTCCCGCGTGCGTGTACGCGAGATGGCCCATCGCGGTGAGCTCCCCGGTGTGCACAAATCGAGCTGGTAG
- the sucD gene encoding succinate--CoA ligase subunit alpha, with translation MSIFLNKDSKVIVQGITGGEGTKHTALMLKAGTQVVGGVNARKAGTTVAHTDKDGNAVELPVFGTVEEAIKATGADVSIAFVPPKFSKDAIIEAIDAEIPLLVVITEGIPVQDTAYAWAYNVEKGNKTRIIGPNCPGIITPGEALVGITPANITGKGPVGLVSKSGTLTYQMMYELRDFGFSTAIGIGGDPVIGTTHIDAIEAFEKDPETKLIVMIGEIGGDAEERAAAYIKANVTKPVVGYVAGFTAPEGKTMGHAGAIVSGSAGTAQAKKDALEAAGVKVGKTPSETAALAREILEKASVTA, from the coding sequence ATGTCTATCTTCCTCAACAAGGATTCCAAGGTCATCGTCCAGGGCATCACCGGCGGTGAGGGCACCAAGCACACCGCGCTGATGCTCAAGGCCGGCACCCAGGTCGTGGGCGGCGTCAACGCGCGCAAGGCGGGCACCACCGTCGCGCACACCGACAAGGACGGCAACGCGGTCGAGCTGCCGGTCTTCGGCACCGTCGAAGAGGCCATCAAGGCGACCGGCGCCGACGTGTCCATCGCGTTCGTGCCGCCGAAGTTCTCGAAGGACGCCATCATCGAGGCCATCGACGCGGAGATCCCGCTGCTCGTGGTCATCACCGAGGGCATTCCGGTGCAGGACACCGCGTACGCGTGGGCCTACAACGTGGAGAAGGGCAATAAGACCCGGATCATCGGCCCGAACTGCCCCGGCATCATCACCCCCGGCGAGGCGCTGGTCGGCATCACCCCGGCCAACATCACCGGCAAGGGCCCGGTCGGCCTGGTGTCGAAGTCCGGCACCCTGACCTACCAGATGATGTACGAGCTGCGTGACTTCGGCTTCTCCACCGCCATCGGCATCGGCGGCGACCCGGTCATCGGCACCACCCACATCGACGCCATCGAGGCGTTCGAGAAGGACCCGGAGACCAAGCTGATCGTGATGATCGGTGAGATCGGCGGCGACGCCGAGGAGCGGGCCGCGGCCTACATCAAGGCCAATGTCACCAAGCCGGTCGTCGGCTACGTCGCGGGCTTCACCGCCCCCGAGGGCAAGACCATGGGCCACGCGGGCGCCATCGTGTCCGGTTCGGCCGGTACCGCCCAGGCGAAGAAGGATGCGCTCGAGGCCGCCGGTGTGAAGGTCGGCAAGACGCCGTCCGAGACCGCCGCGCTGGCGCGGGAGATCCTGGAGAAGGCAAGCGTCACCGCCTGA
- a CDS encoding LysM peptidoglycan-binding domain-containing protein — protein sequence MGDTLRVGEELGLGQSLVGGAYTLTLQPDGNLVLSEPDGNVVWSTLTHDQGVERAVLQEDGNFVLYKGEGAAWATETDGREADRLTVQADRNVVLYGTDGSALWASDTQTDNPLPAPEPEPEPEPVAEQAAAPAAEEVPPPPPAAQTYTVEPGDTLWAIAERFYGDGNRYQEIATASGIDNPDAINPGQVLTIP from the coding sequence GTGGGCGACACGCTGCGCGTAGGTGAAGAACTCGGGCTCGGCCAGTCTCTGGTCGGCGGTGCGTACACCCTGACCCTGCAGCCCGATGGCAATCTGGTGCTGTCGGAACCGGATGGAAATGTCGTGTGGTCCACTCTGACTCACGATCAAGGTGTCGAGCGGGCCGTCCTGCAGGAGGACGGCAACTTCGTGCTCTACAAGGGTGAGGGCGCCGCCTGGGCCACCGAAACCGATGGCCGGGAAGCGGACCGGCTGACCGTGCAGGCCGACCGCAATGTGGTGCTGTACGGCACGGACGGCAGCGCGCTGTGGGCGTCGGACACCCAGACCGACAACCCGCTGCCCGCCCCGGAGCCGGAGCCGGAGCCGGAGCCGGTTGCCGAGCAGGCCGCCGCGCCCGCCGCCGAAGAGGTTCCGCCCCCGCCGCCGGCCGCGCAGACCTACACGGTCGAGCCGGGTGACACCCTGTGGGCGATCGCCGAGCGCTTCTACGGCGACGGCAACCGCTACCAGGAGATCGCCACCGCCAGCGGCATCGACAACCCGGATGCCATCAACCCCGGCCAGGTGCTCACCATCCCGTGA
- the rpsR gene encoding 30S ribosomal protein S18: MAVKRAPSKKVRAEQARRPKKNPLIAAGVETVDYKDVNLLRTFISDRGKIRSRRVTGLTPQQQRQVAVAVKNAREMALLPFTSR, translated from the coding sequence ATGGCAGTCAAGCGAGCACCCTCGAAGAAGGTTCGCGCCGAGCAGGCCCGTCGCCCGAAGAAGAACCCGCTGATCGCGGCGGGCGTCGAGACGGTCGATTACAAAGACGTCAACCTGCTGCGCACCTTCATCTCCGACCGCGGCAAGATCCGCAGCCGCCGGGTCACCGGGCTCACGCCGCAGCAGCAGCGCCAGGTCGCCGTCGCGGTGAAGAACGCCCGCGAGATGGCACTTCTGCCGTTCACCAGCCGGTAG